TATTGTACATGGCCCATTGGTGTAGACCTATATGTTGTTCAGAATAACTAAGCTAAGTTTGGCtgaatttggaggccgactggcgaaaaaacgAGAGGggtcaatagccaaatagagggccggttggctattgaAACCCATTGGTATAGGCCGCCTGCAGTAGCACTATAGGACCGCAAAATGACGACGAAAGAAGCATTTTCGAAGGAAtctttttggatttctattgagaatatatgttgtttagaataactaagctaagtttggttgaatttggaggccgactggcgaaaaaacgggaggggtgtcaatagccaaatagaggACCGGTTGGCTATTGAAACCCATTGGTATAGGCCGCCTGCAGTAGCACTATGGGACCGCAAAATGACGACGAAAGAAGCTTTTTCGAAGGAAGTTTTTAGATTTTTATtgagaatatatgttgtttagaataactaagctaaatttggttgaatttggaggccgactggcgaaaaagggaggggtgtcaatagccaaatagaggACCGGTTGGCTATTGAAACCCATTGGTATAGGCCGCCTGCAGTAGCACTATGGGACCGCAAAATGACGACGAAAGAAGCTTTTTCGAAGGAAGTTTTTAGATTTTTATtgagaatatatgttgtttagaataactaagctaaatttggttgaatttggaggccgactggcgaaaaaacgagaggggtgtcaatagccaaatagagtgccggttggctattgacacccattgGTATAGGCCGCCTGCAATAGCACTATGGGACCGCAAAATGATGATGACAGAAGCTTTTTCGAAGGAattttttggatttctattgagaatatatgttgtttagaataactaagctaagtttggttgaatttggaggccgactggcgaaaaaacgggaggggtgtcaatagccaaatagagggccggttggctattgacacccaggtgtcaatagccaggagAAGCTCtatatggctattgacacccaggTGTCAATAGACTCGcccaataaaaatattgttgcctgaatacatagGTTTCTGTGCCCTCgaagcaggagacaatttgccctccttgtggcgggcaaattgtctcctgttctcgggcacataaacccatgtattcaggcaagaATATATAGGACCCactgtcatttttatttcagaaagaaaatttgaatgCATGTGTTTGCGAACATGACAGTAAAATCTCTTTCACATCGGAGTCCAATGGTGAGTGCAAAAGTACAGGCATTGAACTGCTCAGGCTAGCATATAGCCCAACGTACGATGCTGTATGTTCCAAGATTCATACACGGCCTTTATATAGCCCCCGTTTAGAACTAAAGACTGCCGTAGTTTCGAGTTGGAAACCAGAGGCTCGAAACACTAGATTTTGTCCGTTCGTTCCATCACAGGTTACATTGACGCCCCTCCCCCTTGAGGCTAACATTTGCGAGTGCCCGTCGTCTCGTTTTCATTCGTGTGTGTGAACACGAAAAATATATGATGACAACAGTCGAACAATTGGCGTTCAAGGTTGAAACTTTGGTGGATGGAGAAGCTCGAAATTAAACGGAAATAAATCAAATGTGAACAAACCTGGTCGTGACTTGGAACATGAGCGCCATCTTCCGCGTGACCTCTGACCATTTGGGTGAACGTTGGTGGCGCAGTATctgtcaaaaacaaacaaacagggagcTTGAACTATGCACAGTGTATATAGTATCACATACACATCTCTCCTGTCGTTTCAAAGGGAGGCCTAAAGTTCATTTAATAGACCGGAGCAGCGCTTTCCCTGTTTGCTAAATGGTACGAGCTCAATCGACGATCAAGTATGGCCAGATAGCTCGATTTCTTTCTTCAAATAGACACGGCAAACCAACGGCTTCTGAAGTGCTATCCACACATCTCCGACAGAGAGGAACACCTTATTGGACATCATACTTTGTGAAGTACAGCTCAGTGAAGAACGACCAGTTTGGACTGTCTCATTTTAATTGGGAAGTGGATGGTGTAAACTATCATGTCTTGAGGACTGGTTGTTACCCTTACATAAAGTACCATTGCAGTAAAAGGCCGTGGCAAGATTTAAGTTTGGAAAACAACTTTTTTAGGGTCTTGAAGATTATTAATCTAGGTGAGCTACGTGAGAACATCTTTTTTTAGGTCCATGGTTAGAAGAGCTCCACATTCATGGATTCTGTTTCAGTGTATTCATGTAGCTAAAACATAGATATAGCACCATAATGCATGTCACAGTTTAAGAGGTATAAAAGGCTTTTTATttttgatctcaaaatatctgtATACACTTTCCGTCGTGCTGTTCAACGGCAGATTTACATGTGTAATATTGAGAATATTAAGGAGAGCAGTGTGATAAAACTGTGCATTCCACTGGTTTGACAAATCAACCCATTTGATGATCAATAAACTGAGAGAAAGAATGAATTGAAAATTCAACTGAAGAACAAAGAGAAGACTGACACATCAGCTTATCTGTCGTGTGCGGATATTGTTACTGGAGTAGCTTGTGCGTCATGTTAGAAGGAAGTCTATAATAAAAACCTTAAATACACTGCCTTGTCTCTTAATAGAAATATTAATTGTTGATGAGAAACAATGGACATAGGGCAGAAATTGGCATATTTGAATGATGAGACATCCTTTGTTTTCGTCGATGTAATCATCCCATCTTGGACACATTCTTCAACACACACAGGTCTTCCATGTCTGGCGTATGGCATTGGAGCATGGTTTCTCATCTCGTACTCAGAAGATGTCCACACAGAAAAGGGCACAGTGAAAGTCTACTTCTTATACGAAGAGGACAAAGGTGCTATTAACTGACTCTGGTTCAGCTGTAATAAAGTCTATGGTGtgattatatttatttttatatgttTACGGGTGGTCAACTTATCAATACTATTATGAATGCAAAtcatcagcatttgtttgttacaaattgTTCTGCACCACATGTGCCTCTAATAGAAATAAAGTTGTGAGAAAAACATCTTAATTGTGCTTGCATTATTTTAAgtagatttttcaaaatttttcaatgatcTGTTTGTGAGAATCTAGAATGGAATGAGTTCTTTAAAAACTAGTTTCTTTAAACATGAGCAAATGACGATACACTCTTAGAAAAAGAGCATGGTTATTTGTAAGTGCTATTTATAAGTTAGGCTTCATCACATCCATGAACTTTGTGAAAACcataaattaaataatttgGTATTAATAACTCTTGTACTCGTACAGCGATATATATTAtggcccaaacatgggacttgGTGCccaagggtaggtgaccatttccCCAATGTAAGGAgcgcaaatggtctcctgccccgagggtacatagtcccttgtttgggctatgtttttattattattattattatatctttatttcggacttgagCGTCCATATAATAGTCAAATAAGAcaatagtatgaaaattcagttacaaaattaaattatggttgaaaagatagaaaaattgattatatattacatgcctctctaaGTTTTCGCTCAAAATATTTACGTTACGTTtgttggcaaatgataatcaaatgctttatttccattttagGAGAATaaaaaatggaacgattttcatcatcgaatggcgcattgataatatttaaactactgttatggggtttatcaattttttttatgcaaaattttccaaacactggatttcctatgcaaaacatgaaatttcaagactttacaCCTCAAAGTTGTCAAGTCAAAAATAGTTccagttcactttcagtcaagtgatgactatgcggcccacAGCATCATCGACGAGTGTCCATTGCATGTAATAATATTgtatgtggttttgttttggATATCATTTGTTCAGAACCCATATGTCACGAAACATTTGCCACAATATGACTTACTGCAAAAGCAAGACTCAAAAATGCCAAATTGTGAGGATTGTCAGATCTGTACAACAGGTCAGTATTTTCCTAAGAGGGCCtgtatgtttttgtttgtacaAAGGCCAGGAAAACTTACTGAAAGAAAGAACTGCTACCATACTCTTCACATGCTACAAACCAAACTATTGGAGATAACAAATGCTAACTGCCCCTACtgagtaatttttttctgttcaacAGACATGAAGCACAAAATAAGACGTGACAGCAGTTCagtacaatatttatatttcaataataaaattacaaatcagAAGAGAAGAAGACACTCTGTCTGAATTACAGGATTTTCAGCACAGAAAGATGATGTTCTTGGATAATACTGTCATTCAACAAGCAGCATGGATGATTTCATTGCATGTCTGCCGTAATACTGCCATCAAACAAAATCTTCATGGACGGTTTTGCTACATTGTAAAAGCACACAAACGGTGGTGGTGATGTGAATGGTCTTTTTAAAGTTGACATGTGGTAGTGTcaataacattttaaatttcatgagAAATAGAAATGGAAGTTCTGCTCACACaacaactgtaaaaaaaaacaaccagGAAGTTGTGCACAGTGGAAAAATACCATTTAATTTTCAATACATATCTAGTGCACATGTGTATATTCAGAATCTGAAAAAGTGCATAATGCTGAAAAAACAATTGCAGCTTTGTCATAATGTAAAGATAAATACTGCcagaaaaaatactgaatttaAGTCAATTGAAATGCTGCCTTCAACCTTGTGTAGAATGCTTTTCAGGTAAAAATTAGGCACACATGGATGGAACTGCCATAAATATGGCCTGAACATATAAATCTTACCTTCCTCATCCTATTCTTTGCTTTATAGAATATACAGTTCAAAGGCTGATTGGCCTAGTATACATGAAGAAAGTAagttttttcaagaaaaacaaaaaatactggAGATCTGACCCTAGCATCCCCCAGAATCCCTGTAAAATGTCAATGTCCCATTGTTTTCACCAATTACCTGGAAAACTCAACAGGAAAACAGGAGCCCGGCAAATTTAAAAAGAATGCTGGAATAGTTCTTTGTAGGATGGACAACCAAATgaaatgatactgaaagttgTTCAGCTGGTATCCAATGATTGCATAAATATATTTCCCTGGTACCACTCATGTTCTCTTGGTGTAGAATGTTTTCCCTTGTGCGTGTAATTCCTGTTCGTACATGGCAAGATCACCGTCTAGAAGTCGTTTGAGAGCAGCCCTCCGCACCTACAGAAAATATTGATTATTATCCGTTAGTTTCTGAAGTGAATCCAGACTTCTTCAAGTTCTTGGAATTACATTTCAGTATGACAATCTCTTTCATTTACTTTAACATGGAAACTGCTATCAACTAAGATTCACGCAGCACTGAGGTGGCTGCTTTCTCAGTGCACagaatgaaaatcaaagttACCGAATTCATGGCAaagttttcaaactttgtaaatGGTGATCCAAGATGCATCATGATTCATAATGCTTTATGgctttgtcaacatcactatagCATGTAATTTTCTACGATATACTTTGAATTCTATCCATCTTACAATAGTTTTTTTGCATCTCAGTAACACTCATATGTGACAGAATGGGCTTGTAAATTtccaacatttaaaaaaatgctccccGCAACCCTCTCCAATTCCTGTTTTATctctattgggaaaaatgaaattttgatttttggaaAACTGAGATGTTAAAACTCTTACTCCATGAGAAAATTAGCCCAACAAACAGGAGATAAATCAGAAAAGTTTTAAAGTTTTGCGGGGCAAGAGTTCCTTTaactcaccccccccccccccccccccccccgaaaatcACTCTTAATCGCAGACTTAATCCTtggaaaaaacaaattaaaactacAAATTTTTGAGGagtttagggttagggtttgtTTTAGGGTTAGCATACTTAAAAGTGTTGTGTATCCCAtctaagaaaaaaattttggggtgggGGGCCTTTAGGAACTCTTTccaaattttgtacaaatttgagagttAGAATATAAGAGAAAAAATTGCCAAACATTTACTGATAGTTTCAAAATTGCCGCAATCCCTGTTTTAATTCTGAggggaaaaatcaaattttgattttcagaaaaactaAGATGCTGAATATATTATTCCATGAACATCAAAATTAGCCCCAACAAGAGctaggtagatcagaaaagtactgtacaaatttgagagtcagaatatccgtgcctgaggtgcattctgccttaaccttttgagcgccaaagtcaatttttgtcaccttcagaaaatatactccagacaattttttcagatttttgtcaaaattttgataacgaactgtagccgatgaaatgtgatgtccatttggtcaaaaattataaaaaaattacagaaaaattcataaaaattggtaaaaatgttgcactaaaattttggtgggaacaattacagcactcaaagggttaaaacaaatTTTCCTGCAAACATATCCTCTCTTGGTATACACCTAACACATCAACATATAAACCCTAATTTTTGGTCCCTTTTTACCTCAACCAATGCTTTGCCGTGTAATTTGGTTTCTGCTTTCATGTTGGCTATGTTGTCTTTGAGTCGTCTCCTGTGACTTGCCTCTTCTAAGTTTTCATTCCAGACTGCTTTCTGATTCACATCCTCCTCACTGAAAATCAGCGCAGAAACAAAACATctctgaaatatttgtgcaaacaATTTTCTGAAAGAGTTGATATCTCTTGAATTCATGGATAATGGATGGAGATCAAATGTTAGGGCTCTTCATAAACACAAAATCTAACCCAACTATTAGTTGTAGTTGAAATGGCAAAGAGATACAATTGTTGACTAGGGAAATTTAGAAATGTCTTctacacacatgcatgcattcTAGAATGCATGAAGAAAATAACAGTGTTGTCTGTGACTGAGACGAGTAATGATACATGAGAAAATTgaatgaggtgtgttacaaaacacatattgactgacTATATTCAGCTAACAGCATAAGTTTGTTTTCCCTCAGGCCTGAGAGTCATCACCCATAACAGTCTGTTTCCTTCGGCCTATGGTCTCCAGTGACAGACTGTTTTAGGGCGACTCTCAGGTCCTTGGGCAACAAAAGTATGCTGATACCCTGAAGGCCAATTAAAGTGTGTACACTTGTAGTAGAGTCTTACTGTGAACAAGAAAAGTCTAAGGATATTATCCACCTTAAAAACTAtcacatgaaattctaaaatatCATGCTGATCTATTTACCTTAATCTCTCCACCCTATTCCCTATAAACAGGTCTACTGTTTAGGggctgtggataattaaaacatgcgtaACTTCcgcgtttagggggagggggtttggctaTATTTCGATTACCATGCGCGAAAATCGCACtacatgttttcatatcaacatCTTGCTCCACATTTtactgtatcgcaaaatatcacGCTATactgtttggcgtgtaccagtAGTGGAGATTTGGTTGAGTATTTGTGTCTGTGGGTTCTCCACTAGGCGACttgatgctgtatgttgtgggttcgaaccggATTGACAACACTGTATATTCTTAACCACATAATTACCAATTGTATATAGGTATGACACAGAATGAGGctgggttggattttcgcacttacAAACTTtcgtttgggggggggggggggttgaagccaaacgcacttagtttcgttGACCTTGCGCatgctttaattatccacggcccctcaTAATgctgggtttgggccaaaccatggtggtgaaaggggtaAGTGTTACCTTTTGTTGATTTATTATTTTCAGGATTAAATTAAAACTCATCATTGAGGTAGACTTCTAATGCAATGGAATACCTGGTGGAGGTGCTGAGGCAGCTTGGTTTACACTTATGTCAAGGCAGTACATGTAGCTGGTTTTTAGCCTGTTacgcaaaaatattgaaatgtaccAGAAGTCCAGAGGCGAAATAAACTCCAGGGCTTttacttaaatgaaatgaagTTTTTATATGTGGCTCTGAGAGAAGTGCACTACTGGTAGTACTGGTAATGAACCTCAGCAAAAACATTAATATGCTATGTTTTTTTAACTCATGATTTCCCTGTGCCATGATGACCGTGCCTGTGCTTTAGTGACCACCGCACTATTGCAAGTCTGTATTTTGATGACAACCAATGACTTTATGGCCAGAAAAAAAGGCACTGAATAGAGgattgtgattggtcaattgccAGATGGTGGCttctaaatatacatattactTACTGTTTTAGAATTGCTTGTCTCTCTGCCATTGTGTCATCATACTGTGAATAGAAAAGAGTGGTTTGATTAGATGataagttttgataatcatCGAGGCATGAttttatgaatatgaaaatttgttttgGAAGTTGGAAAATGTTCAAGTGTATGCCGAGGGCCAAACAACACACAAGTACGTAAACAAGATAAAAACAATAATACAGTAAGAAAAAGTACATAAGTACTAAAATGTACATGTGAAGCACCTTTTAGTCAAAATATGACTACATCTGTACTAAAACGTGTGCATTCCCTCCTAGTTTCTCTGATGTTGTGAATGTTGGTATCTGTGATAAACTGTTCGTCTGCCTGAAAGCTTATCCAGCAAACAGTCCTGTTGGGACATATTGCCGTTTTTGAAATAAGTTGTATGAATTTATTATATTAAGTTTTATTTGGACTGAAACATGCAGTGCATGGGATATGTCATGCTCATGGATGTATCACAAGATAAAAACGTTAATTGTCATGGATACGTAAAactgttttttaattttgatgcaATAACAGATTCGAATGCATCCGAAATGTCCACAGAACTTCTTATTTGAAATGATTACCCGCGGTTCTCAAAGCAATAGAGTTAACCCTGCTGCAAGTGCATCTTCGAGTGAGGCCAATCTGCAAGTGTTCGTCTCACCTTTATCCTTTCTTGTTGACGCTGGAGTGCCTTTTGGAGACTTTTCCTGTCGCCCATGGCCTCGAACCTGTAAGATGTGGCTTCACTCATGGCTGGGGTTTTATATATAACACACTCAGCAACAAATCGTTCGGTCCTGTCGAGTTATatacagaatattttgaatggGGGTTTGCCTCTAGACTGAAGAAACAGGAAGTTATAAACGCAACCTATCGATCACCCTTTTGTATATGCGCTAAAAAGTAGTGCCAATGCTATCGTGTTGACTAGAATGGCTGTATAACATGCACATTATTACAGTTAGAAGACTTTGTGCAATTCAGTCTTGCAATATTAAACGGACAAAAATTACCTCCGAAATATCAGACTGTTGTATGCTGGCGCATGATATAGTcactatttacagtaaaacGTCTTGTTGCTATGAAATGCCGCCCTCAtagcaattatttaaaatctttcGTTTTTTCAATGggagaagggggggggggggtaaggTCACAGATCAGAGAAGTCACCTGACACATGTCAACCTGAATCGATTCTTATTGAAGGGAAAATGGAGATCACGAGTGGTGGTACAAGTAGTGCTTGCACTGGACGAAAAAGGGAAGCCGTTCTTCTTTTTGTTGCGACcttcctgtcattgtttgaaGCTACGTCAACCGTTCCGCCACACATTTTACTGATTCTTGCAGACGACTACGGTTGGCACGATATCGGCTACCACGATTCTGCCATCCGAACTCCAAACCTTGATAAGTTGGCAAGCGAAGGAGTGAAACTTGAGAATTACTATGTTCAGCCGATATGTACGCCCACTAGAAGCCAGCTCATGTCAGGAAGGTACCAGGTACTGTAACATGCACaacacccctcttcaaaaacTTTGCCTTTGAAAA
This is a stretch of genomic DNA from Ptychodera flava strain L36383 chromosome 21, AS_Pfla_20210202, whole genome shotgun sequence. It encodes these proteins:
- the LOC139121533 gene encoding uncharacterized protein, whose product is MSEATSYRFEAMGDRKSLQKALQRQQERIKYDDTMAERQAILKHEEDVNQKAVWNENLEEASHRRRLKDNIANMKAETKLHGKALVEVRRAALKRLLDGDLAMYEQELHAQGKTFYTKRT